The following are encoded together in the Ranitomeya imitator isolate aRanImi1 chromosome 4, aRanImi1.pri, whole genome shotgun sequence genome:
- the LOC138674375 gene encoding vitelline membrane outer layer protein 1 homolog, with translation MLFSVVASLLIQATLTYGDFISVDNGGRWGDWGDVQRCPPFTSASGFSQKMEKQLGSKGDDTALNGIKLYCTYCTSTDVVGTITSTVGQWGDWTPISWCPRGNYIRFALRVEKPQGDGDDTAASSVKMGCSDNSNVEGHNGHWGEFGKWSGICRLGICGIRTRVEKALGRGDDTALNDVQFECC, from the exons ATGTTGTTCTCAGTTGTAGCATCATTACTGATTCAAGCTACATTGACCTATGGAGACTTTATTTCAGTTGATAACGGCGGTAGATGGGGAGACTGGGGAGATGTTCAGCGATGTCCTCCTTTCACCTCAGCAAGTGGATTCAGCCAAAAG ATGGAAAAACAACTTGGATCTAAAGGAGATGACACGGCCCTGAATGGAATAAAGCTATATTGTACTTACTGTACAAGCACAGATGTTGTCGGCACAATTACTTCTACAGTTGGACA ATGGGGGGACTGGACACCCATTTCATGGTGTCCCAGAGGAAATTACATACGGTTTGCCTTGAGAGTTGAGAAACCACAGGGTGATGGAGATGACACAGCAGCTAGCAGCGTCAAGATGGGATGTTCAGATAACAGCAATGTAGAAGGACACAATGGCCACTGGGGAGAGTTTGGAAAATGGAGTGGAATTTGTCGTTTGGGCATCTGTGGTATCAGAACAAGAGTGGAGAAAGCACTAGGCCGTGGAGATGACACCGCTCTCAATGATGTCCAGTTTGAGTGCTGCTGA